From Cotesia glomerata isolate CgM1 linkage group LG3, MPM_Cglom_v2.3, whole genome shotgun sequence:
taaaaaattcaattttttaaaaactattatttacttttcaccaaaattaattttaaacacaaataaatcattgaaaaaatttataataacatttttgactTGCTTAAATTTTctcacaaaataattttatttaattctgtatatttttatcaacttttaGAAACGTGCTTTACGGATCCAcgaaaacatcaaaatttccttaaaaaaacACTGCTTATTTTCTatgttcaattaaaaatcaattacaatccttatcaaaaaaaaaaaaaaattcaaaaatgtgACCAAAAATACCACCGATTTCTATGactattttcttattttttaaacagtaaaaaattttgtgttatattaacataaatattatgcAAAAATAACCCAAAagtatgttaaaaaaattgcatgaaaaatttgacaaaatgttaaaatacactgatagaagaatttatttttattaaaaaatatttgttaatagttaacaaatcatttattagagaccactttttagtattaaacaaatatttcttagtatttaaaatgattgatttgtatttaataaatctgatattcatttattaaatattaataaatctcttTAAatactacacagaaaaaaaaatgttcttgaatctatatatttttgaagagctcaatattcttggtttgagtagaaaaattcttgatttaaggaaattttacttaattcaagacaattaccctcttcaaaagtATATTCATGgtccaagaatttttctctttaatcaagttaatttttttttcttataagaaatatttattaaggactaaaaagtggtctaataaatgatttgttaaatattaacaaatatttttaactataaacaaattcttctatcagtgataacacaaaaaaaaatttaacacaattatacaaaattttttactaactaAAAAtcgaactaaaaatttttttcataaatagaCACTACCAAATatcacaaataataaataaataaatttcactccCAATAAAGgtccaaaaaatcaaaaccACTGAAAAATTAACTCACGCTTGGTCCACTTTCCTAgacataaatgaaaaaaaaaaaaaaaaaaatgaggagTTGAGTTTCAAAAAGGtatcttttgatttttgattaatcgagacaaaaaattggttattttcaattataaatatttttataggactttttaaatttagttataaAGTGCTATCGGATGTGAAGCTACAATTCGATTTTCAGAAagaaatctttataattttcaaagtaaatatttaaaagttcaaaaaactgcttttgtaaaatattaaaagacacccttttaaaaatcagctcctaaaataataaaaagcaaaaactTACCTCGAAAGAGGTCCAGAAGGCGAATGAGAACTCGACTGATCATGATCAGCATGATGATGACCCGAGCCACCGTGATTATAAATAGAAACCATGTACAAGTCCTGAACACGTTCGGGATCCTGAAGGGACTGATGGACCCCGGGCGGCTGCATGGAGGTCAAGTGTGTGAAATTCTGAAGACGACCATGATCATTTGGACTGTAGCCGTCGTCTTGGGAGCTGACATGCGCAGAAGAGGGCCGGTGCTGGGGTGAGAGAGGTTGCTCGTCTCTGGGACTGCGACTGGAGCCTGGAGAGCTGCCGGTCCTGACGTTGCTGGGTGAGACTCCGCCGCTGGAGCCGCGGATGTGGGAGAGGTACGCGTCCTCCGGGAGGACGTCATCCAGGTGCTGACCTGCAGCCACGTCGACGGACCCAGGAGCCGATCCGGGGCTGGTTAACCCCTGGAACATTCCTCCCAGGCTGAAGTCACCCCTGACGCCTCTCATCGCCGCGGCTATCCCGCTGAACCGGTCGGTGGTGTCTTGGAgctggtggtggtggtggagGTGGTGGTGCCCGTCCTCCAGGTGCCGGGTCAGCGTGGACTCGTTCAAACTTTGGTGGTGATGGTGCTCTGCTGACTGAGAGACCGAATCGCCGTACCGATGCATCGTCGAGTGAGGCATCTGACTAACTCGGTTACTTCCCTCTGTTGCCAGCGAGACCTCGGACGGACGTCTATCCCCTCCTTCGGGAATCACCCCTCCGCCGCCGCCGACTACGGCTAGCTCATGCCCGTAGTGTGAGTTCTGGGCAAATGAATTTCTCGGCTCCTGATGGCTCGAGTACGGAGATCCTGGCTCCAAATAATCCCTGGTAATTATAAAGGTTTGTTaatcttattaataaatactatttataagGGTCACTGGGTAATATTGTTTGAAAGGGAAGGGTACTCATTTTAACAATCGggaaagataatttttttttttttttgacacttgTACAAAAGACTTAGCTGTTAAAAATTGTAGGGAAGAAAGTGTGAAAAGTATATATAGCTTAGTGAACTCTAGTATTAATaactttgttaattatttaagaataaacGCAATGACAGATTAAAGAGATTTGTAAAtgagatttttttgataaatatttttatgatttatgtTAATTGATCTTTGAATatttgggaattttttttttttttaaatacagaCAAAAATTACTCCGGAGTGacaagtcatttttttagctcaattttatttcagaattttttaatataatttttttgagtcaagaaaatttgctCTTCTATTTTTTAcgcaaatgaaaaaatattatttttataaatatttttttgagctaggaaaattttttatttattaaaaaaatgattttttatgtgTATTAGGGTAAAACATAAGTTCTTagtcttataaaaaaataaacgagttaaaaaataataattttgacgagtttgatcattttaaatcaagtagaaaaatttttaaaatattaaaaaatggctctagaaattcagaaaaaattttttatctaaaataattttcaagttaaaaaaaatgtattgaattttttaataatttttcggactTAGTagactggaaaaaaaaattaacttgattcaagagaaaaattcttgaaccaagaatataattttgaagagggtaattgtcttaaatcaagaaaaatttttgaatcaagtgaaatttccttaaattaagaatttttttactcgaatcaagaatattaagttcttcaaaattatatacttaattaaagaacatttttttttctgtgtatattatttagaattaaaggtgacttaatttattgattctatgataaaaaaattaattaatcatcaaaatcatatgtatatatttttatgccAATAATTATACCAAaatctgaattattttaattttgttaatcttaaaattttctcttttcttcattgaacaattttaataaaatattttttaattatatataatttctatagaattagaaattttcagtaaaaattatgattatcaCGAGACAGTGCGCAACTCCTGATAGATTGAAatctccaaaaaaattaatttattttacaatagaCCCGGAAGAATTTAGAGTAAAgtaatcgataaaatttaacagAAAAGATTTTAAAggtaattttcattaaaaatttcttattttatttacttaaaaataaaaacataaatattatattttattctttttaaagtgaagaaaaaaaatgattcccAAATTTAAAACTGAAGctggtcaaaaattttcaacctttcaaattaaaaaaaataaaattgtctatTTTAGTTTCTGAAGACTATTGAAAGCAAGTATTGCACCGATCCCTGACCTATTAGTGCTGAAATGAATAATACTTAAGCCGTAAATATTTACCTGGGAATAATAATATGCGGAGACTGATAACCCAGCGTGTGATGGATTGTGTACGAGTTGTCCTTTGTTGTCAGGACAAAAGACACTGGCTCGTTGGCCTCAACCAAGACGCCATTTTCGATTTCCGGTCGGACCGCCTCCAGTACGCCCACGGTATCCCCGCCATCTGGGTAAGTCAGCTCTTGTTTCAGCTGGTGCTGGTGATCCGGCAAATCATGATCATGATCATGATCGTCATTTTGATCATGCTCCTGATTGACGTGCTCCAGTAGCTGGCCATTATGCTCCGGTAGGTCACGCAGGTCCTGGTCCTCCGATAGGTCATGGTCATGCTGATCGTGTCTCTCCTGGTCAGTCAAGCAAACTGCGTCAACTATTTTCAGCAATGCTGGGTCAGCTATCAGATTTTCCGTATCGTTTAGGCTTTTTGACTCTTCTTCTGTTATTTCTGCGTACTCTGATAGTTTTGCTgcggaaaataaaatttttattgatactatataatttaaattaatgtttaaaaaaatattttactgaaaaaaaagatcTTGACtttagaagaaatttttttggttcatttttttttttccaaaaaaattatttaaaatgattattttattggtttaaaaatttttttttgtatagaaaattttatattaaaattctatatgaaagatttttgtaaaaattttttattaaaaatatttttatttaaaaaattatatattttttttaatgtaatttataatactgaaaataattataataattaaaaaattatgattattgatttttaattgtagaaaataatttctcaaaatattataaataattaaaaatactttttactGAAGAAAAAGatctttactttaaaaaaaattttttcggttcatttatttttattttttccaaaaaaattaccaaaatcatcattttattggttaaaaaaattttttttttgtatagaaaattttttattaaagatttttgtaaaaattttttattaaaaatatttttatttaaaaaatttaatttataatactgaaaataattacaattattaaaaaattgtgattgatttttaattgtagaaaataatttctcaaaatattaagtagttaaaattaatattatctctgattaataataaattttcttgaaaaccttttattagataaataaaactataattcactgaaataattttttaaacgtcTCAGTTCACATTTAAATGTTTCTTCACTTGGAAGATTTAAgtccacaaaaaaattaaatatttgacaCGTATTGAGTGAgcccgaaaaaaaatattatctctgacatttttttttatttttataaaatactctCTTTTCATCGGGAACTATAACAAACACACACACGTTTAAACATACaaacaaatataatatatatgtatgagcTATGCTAGTGAAAGAGATAACAGTCACATTCATACCGTAACGGTTAGCAAcagtcttttttatttttaaaaatatgtaaaattttacgtaatatgataaaattgcCTAGTTTATGCTTTTGCGATAAATATCAAATGAATCAGCGAATCTCTATATGGATCGCTCTCGATCttgataataatcattagTACAGTAGTTATCAAAGTTCTTTTGCTTCATCAATCATCACTATTGCATCATaattgtcaatttattttaaagagtaataatttattaaaagataaaaaaagttcattaATTTTGctcgaaaattttctaaaaaaatttttaaagtttgaaataataaaaagaaatttaatttcaatataaaaaaattgattaaattgtaaatattttttaaaagtaaaattattacagaaaatctttaactaaaaaatttgattatttttaattaagcaaaaaatttctcatatcaagaaaatttttttagtttaaccCTTTGAGAGACAAACTGGGTAAAAAATACTCGccccaaaaatttttcaatggaattttataagctttattcatgttaaattttattttgataattttaaattatatctatCTTATGCAAAATTATTCgagctttaatttaaaaacaaaaaaaaaattcctttgcTTTctattgctattttttttacccTCATTGCTGTTAAATGAATACCGTTTAGAAGTTTGCGTGCCTATAAACAATCAAACTCCATACTTTAAATCTGCGGAACACACAATTATAgatcaaaaacatcaataaaaaaattttcaagtcaatacaattttataaaaacgaatacgaatgtatgaaaaaaataaaaatgagtgtAACTCTTGAAGCGAACAAAGGTCAAACCTTATCGTCGCTGAGCTGTACAAAAACAGTCTCTGTCATCCTCCATGCTCAAGATGAACATCAACGTtcaaagtattattattatatttgtgattatgagtaaaatatatatatatttaacatGTATGTACTATAGAATATGATACAGCCAATGATGGTGCTGATTTTGAAAGATTCAATGAATCCTCTATCTTATATTATAACTTACAACGTCACTAAAAATGTGAATTAAACTTTTACGAGCGTAAAAGTTCAATGACTATTTAGAAGTACTATGATATgtatatacacagaaaaaaaaattgaattgaatcaagaaaaaaattcttgaatcaagtaaaatttacttaaagtaGTTGTCATGGTACAATACtgacaaaaaattagagattacactgataaaaattgacttgactcaagagtcaaactcttgaaccaagaattccattttgaagaaaatgattttcttgagtcaagagaataaattcctgactcaagaaaattttcttagaccaagaataatttcttagctcaagaatttattctcttgactcaagaaaatcattttcttcaaaatggtattcttggttcaagagtttgggtcttgagtcaagtcaatttttttttatcagtgtatacgCGACGCAAAAGTATATGAACTTAAAGCTAagtaatccataatttttacgcAAGACTGTACCGGTGGAAACGCAATCCATACAATTGTTTCTGTCCGATTCCGTagatatatactttttttcataaattgttgaactttaatccgttatttataaataattagacggtcaaaaattttaaaaattttttttaaactcataacaaatacattaaaagacTGTCAGTTTTTGGAAAGTTTCTGacacacggagaaaaaagtattgctatttTCACGATACAGTATAGTGATGATCACGATCCTCGTATGACTATACTTTAGATGTGCATATGCCCGATCTAgtggatcgtgattatcacaTGGATTAGGATATCGAGTGTCTATATTGCTATGGTTTATAGATGATTGAGTtgtctttaattaaatgttaattatattttattgcagattattgttttttttagttttttggtatattattgttattaacataaataaaaattcctattgtagcttgattagtttaaaatttttgtgtagatcatgacagtcaagaattgagttaggtttaaaaatttttaaataatgacttacaGCAGTTGGACTTTATcttatataacttttttttttttatttttacaaatattattagcctagaaatttgtattatcgaaatattcatttaaaagaggcaaatatttttgtcataagaaaaaaattttttaatggaatttttactcCTTTATTACTGAACGTACTCcatacaattatatttttttgtataaaatagtatgggatcaaattatttatgctaaaaaagacttttatgaaaacaagaattttatttaattaatacaatatataatgtacATTGTTTCTTCTTATCAACGCagtagaattatatacaataaccaCGGACTCGACATTAACACAGTTAAcatagaaagatttatttctttactatAGCCTTCAAAAATCGACacaagtttttcaaaattccactcgagtaatttatcaacaacccAATCATCCATATCGCTgttgatattaattaactaatttatgtaattatcacTATTTCATCACCAAAATTGTAAACAAATCTACTCGTAAGAGTTTCAGACTTGGTTATGCGTGGCGGCGCTGAAGGCGTcgtggatcgtgataatcacgatccgtttcgccgtaaggtaaagtacccagtagttgaacagatttcaaagtaaaacatATTTGACtctacttttaatatataaagatgtaattattagttaaaattagtgattttcatgaaaatgtaaacaattttaaattgattgaagcgcaaaataacaaagataattggttatttatattttgacaacgtttttaaaaaagactatgaaaggagtagtagttgaacaatcaattctgacaagccgcagtagttgaacactccgggagcagtagttgaactaataaaatatgtgGCAATAGGCgcaccaaaaattttcaacgttttattgaaatatcaaaagaaatataaaatattattgaataatattaaatataatactgtgaatatttaatatgttcatttaaaaatgataaatatttttatttaattttttaattacattttttatgaatgacaaagcaaattttcaatcataaatcaaaaaaactcca
This genomic window contains:
- the LOC123260352 gene encoding box A-binding factor-like isoform X3, with translation MKRRRCKDNLTPDVTKYQVKEFAKLSEYAEITEEESKSLNDTENLIADPALLKIVDAVCLTDQERHDQHDHDLSEDQDLRDLPEHNGQLLEHVNQEHDQNDDHDHDHDLPDHQHQLKQELTYPDGGDTVGVLEAVRPEIENGVLVEANEPVSFVLTTKDNSYTIHHTLGYQSPHIIIPRDYLEPGSPYSSHQEPRNSFAQNSHYGHELAVVGGGGGVIPEGGDRRPSEVSLATEGSNRVSQMPHSTMHRYGDSVSQSAEHHHHQSLNESTLTRHLEDGHHHLHHHHQLQDTTDRFSGIAAAMRGVRGDFSLGGMFQGLTSPGSAPGSVDVAAGQHLDDVLPEDAYLSHIRGSSGGVSPSNVRTGSSPGSSRSPRDEQPLSPQHRPSSAHVSSQDDGYSPNDHGRLQNFTHLTSMQPPGVHQSLQDPERVQDLYMVSIYNHGGSGHHHADHDQSSSHSPSGPLSSSSSLYRSIAGVGSMGGAGAGYTLPYMNSPTDLAGSPQQLWTSNLASTLPPISDDYGTKSTSTVTHQSLPAFSQPFGGARSFRGYSSPSYSSQQASAGSGASSGDPSTWSYPVSAADSLTTQYGSVATPSRRQTSNSTVPMSAAASLSAMADPGEFYKGFYGYNGTRRVLEEKSSRRLSASRRVGLSCSNCQTTITSLWRRNTCGEPVCNACGLYYKLHNVNRPLAMKKDNIQTRKRKPKSGMKASDTPINHNIPSCVINNNNNNNNSSVTNNNIKLEPDYVEARMSHLNMNQSYTSSLYGGNGQSNSRIISYQSTPQVYYDMLASQQQHQHQQHQQQLLECHSPKVECSSPSNKGSPLLSANHSPDHHFTSPHIVTLGNSSPTSTTSKLMLDNNHLERPTVVSISS